Proteins encoded in a region of the Bacteroidales bacterium WCE2004 genome:
- a CDS encoding Membrane associated serine protease, rhomboid family encodes MAYYSYDNGRRGGFLSSLPPVTKNLIIINVVVFVGYLLNKGLFLEKFALFYPTSPYFHWWQVLTHMFMHGGVFHIFFNMYTLFIFGSVVERIIGSKKFLLFYFICGLGAVALHLGVQYLQMQSYMQGAALGNLVAIQHIQEIKMTPTVGASGAIYGVLMGFAMLFPESRITLIFPPVTLSAKWMVIVFVAVELLTGITGTASGIAHFAHLGGMLIGWLMILQWRKRGILFDQNRL; translated from the coding sequence ATGGCTTATTACTCATACGACAACGGCCGCCGGGGAGGATTCCTCTCGTCGCTGCCGCCCGTGACCAAGAACCTGATCATCATCAACGTGGTCGTGTTCGTGGGTTACCTCCTCAATAAGGGACTCTTCCTCGAGAAGTTCGCCCTGTTTTACCCGACATCGCCCTACTTCCACTGGTGGCAGGTCCTCACGCACATGTTCATGCACGGCGGAGTCTTCCACATTTTCTTCAATATGTACACGCTGTTCATCTTCGGCAGCGTAGTGGAGCGAATCATCGGGAGCAAGAAGTTCCTGCTCTTCTACTTCATCTGCGGGCTGGGCGCCGTGGCGCTCCACCTGGGGGTGCAATACCTGCAGATGCAGTCGTACATGCAGGGTGCAGCCCTGGGAAACCTCGTCGCCATCCAGCACATCCAGGAGATCAAGATGACCCCGACCGTGGGCGCCTCCGGCGCCATCTACGGCGTGCTGATGGGCTTCGCGATGCTCTTCCCGGAGTCCCGGATCACGCTGATCTTCCCGCCCGTCACGCTCAGCGCCAAGTGGATGGTGATCGTGTTCGTCGCCGTCGAACTGCTGACCGGCATCACCGGCACGGCCTCCGGCATTGCGCATTTCGCCCACCTGGGCGGCATGCTCATCGGCTGGCTGATGATCCTCCAGTGGCGCAAGCGCGGCATTCTGTTTGACCAAAACCGACTCTGA